In a genomic window of Fibrobacter sp. UWH4:
- a CDS encoding T9SS type A sorting domain-containing protein: MKKGLFGAFGLSLAAIIGMQATAAYSAEKAADFSWSNVSMGGGGFVSAVIASPVDKGLFYARTDVGGAYRWNESTARWESMMDWVDVSERGLLGIEAIVVDPQESGVVYMVAGTSYWNNGRTAFLRSSDKGESWDVLYTWDEDGAKGAKVARFGAHGNGMGRGNGEALAVDPNDSKIMFYGSKNKGLWKSTDNGTSWSHVDAWTKAAGSDTTWNGSGFSFVQYAPGSSKVLYAGFLREGTTAKGTFENVFTSTDGGASWQALPIPDSLRSTAGGSIVRLMPQRAVVSGDGKTMTVTFADGAGPHSMMWDEGWGMIYDGFGRGAVLQLDVASATWSDVSPENFLDEGGDAKYDKVDVKGMVDCEATGGKTCEDYYPYIAPYGGIAINPKNANEMVVTTEGYRGPQFWYTATSDTSGKWSDQWGTNIYHTTDGGKTWIASFKYYWMEGGFYPTTKQMDANGIGWMHNGSIHWSGSVAMDPFDNNRVFVTSGNGIFRCDNLSDYVYKEAENSWEEPQLTMNQVWHFSAHGVEETVPFEVVSIPGGPMISIIGDYDGFRHDDIAKYPAFRHKTNVGGDYVSLGTTQGLAYAPKSGKLAKVADKRAYEGQYNDIPIAPVQYSLDSGKTWTVETYTGPDKNAAKGTVALSAKGTYTIWVPMEGTTDVYRNYNGTTWEKVTGIDNTAYVVGDPENDDVFYAYAKADGKFYKSTDAGASFKAVSTPGESAFKKFRAIPGYEGDLWLPVAIQDRSNGTPASGKLLHSTDGGATWAAVEGVGYCEAVGYGAPKEKGGYPAIYVFATVGKVTGVFGSDDKGKTWTRVNDDGHEYGGLANGEFVMGDMNTYGVVYMSTAGRGIAARVPSDWNMGSSSSEGNTKIAPSAKVIASASVTYANGNLELHLNATVARVSVFDMRGKKISSRYYSSSASVPLKELVRAKGSYFVRVDNGKKVLFANRVIVTR, translated from the coding sequence ATGAAAAAAGGATTGTTTGGTGCTTTTGGACTTAGCCTGGCCGCTATCATCGGCATGCAGGCGACTGCCGCATACTCTGCTGAAAAGGCGGCAGATTTCAGCTGGAGCAACGTGAGCATGGGCGGGGGCGGATTCGTCTCCGCCGTGATCGCTTCTCCGGTCGACAAAGGGCTGTTCTACGCCCGTACCGACGTGGGCGGCGCGTACCGCTGGAACGAATCGACTGCCCGCTGGGAATCGATGATGGACTGGGTCGATGTTTCCGAGCGAGGCCTTTTGGGCATTGAAGCCATTGTCGTTGATCCGCAGGAATCGGGCGTTGTGTATATGGTGGCGGGAACCAGTTACTGGAACAACGGCCGTACGGCGTTCCTCCGCAGTAGCGACAAGGGTGAATCTTGGGATGTCCTTTACACTTGGGACGAAGACGGTGCCAAGGGGGCGAAAGTGGCACGCTTTGGCGCACACGGTAACGGCATGGGCCGCGGAAACGGTGAAGCCTTGGCGGTCGACCCGAACGATTCCAAGATTATGTTCTACGGCTCCAAGAACAAGGGCCTCTGGAAATCGACGGATAACGGAACGAGCTGGAGCCATGTGGATGCTTGGACCAAGGCCGCCGGGAGCGATACGACCTGGAATGGTTCGGGATTTAGCTTTGTGCAGTATGCTCCGGGCAGCTCCAAGGTGCTTTACGCCGGATTCCTACGTGAAGGGACGACGGCCAAGGGCACGTTCGAAAACGTGTTCACCTCGACCGACGGCGGTGCAAGCTGGCAGGCGCTCCCGATTCCGGATTCATTGCGCAGCACGGCCGGCGGGAGCATTGTGCGCCTGATGCCGCAGCGTGCGGTGGTTTCGGGCGACGGAAAAACGATGACGGTGACCTTTGCCGATGGCGCCGGGCCGCATTCCATGATGTGGGACGAAGGCTGGGGCATGATTTACGATGGTTTTGGTCGCGGTGCGGTGCTGCAGCTTGATGTGGCTTCGGCGACTTGGTCCGACGTTTCTCCGGAAAACTTCCTGGACGAAGGCGGTGACGCCAAGTACGACAAGGTGGACGTGAAAGGCATGGTCGACTGCGAAGCGACTGGCGGCAAGACTTGCGAAGATTATTACCCCTACATTGCTCCTTATGGCGGCATTGCTATCAATCCGAAAAATGCCAACGAAATGGTGGTGACCACTGAAGGTTACCGCGGTCCGCAGTTCTGGTACACGGCTACAAGCGACACCAGCGGCAAGTGGAGCGACCAGTGGGGTACTAACATTTACCACACGACCGATGGCGGCAAAACCTGGATTGCAAGCTTCAAGTACTATTGGATGGAAGGTGGTTTCTACCCGACGACGAAGCAGATGGATGCCAACGGAATTGGCTGGATGCATAATGGTTCTATTCACTGGTCCGGTAGCGTTGCCATGGATCCGTTCGACAACAACCGCGTCTTTGTGACTTCGGGTAACGGTATTTTCCGCTGCGACAACCTGAGCGATTATGTGTACAAGGAAGCGGAAAATTCTTGGGAAGAACCGCAGCTCACCATGAACCAGGTGTGGCATTTCTCGGCGCATGGCGTCGAAGAAACGGTGCCTTTCGAAGTGGTGAGCATTCCGGGTGGCCCCATGATTTCGATTATCGGCGACTACGACGGATTCCGTCACGATGACATTGCAAAATATCCGGCATTCAGGCACAAGACGAATGTTGGCGGCGATTATGTATCGTTGGGTACGACGCAGGGCCTTGCTTATGCTCCCAAGAGTGGCAAATTGGCCAAGGTGGCTGACAAGCGTGCCTACGAGGGCCAGTACAATGACATTCCCATTGCTCCGGTGCAGTATTCCCTTGACTCGGGCAAGACTTGGACGGTGGAAACCTATACAGGACCTGACAAGAACGCTGCCAAGGGTACTGTGGCTCTTTCGGCAAAAGGTACATACACCATCTGGGTTCCGATGGAAGGAACGACCGATGTCTACCGCAATTACAACGGCACGACTTGGGAAAAGGTGACGGGAATCGATAACACCGCCTACGTGGTGGGCGATCCTGAAAACGACGACGTGTTCTACGCCTACGCCAAGGCGGACGGCAAGTTCTACAAGAGTACCGATGCGGGCGCAAGTTTCAAGGCAGTGAGTACGCCTGGTGAAAGCGCGTTCAAGAAGTTCCGTGCCATTCCGGGCTACGAGGGTGACTTGTGGTTGCCTGTCGCTATTCAGGATCGGTCGAACGGAACGCCGGCAAGCGGAAAACTTTTGCATTCGACCGATGGCGGTGCTACCTGGGCTGCGGTTGAAGGCGTCGGTTACTGCGAAGCGGTGGGTTATGGCGCACCCAAGGAAAAGGGTGGCTACCCGGCAATTTACGTTTTCGCAACAGTCGGTAAAGTGACGGGTGTGTTCGGCTCTGACGATAAGGGTAAAACCTGGACTCGCGTCAATGACGACGGTCACGAATACGGCGGCCTTGCAAACGGCGAATTCGTGATGGGCGACATGAATACTTATGGCGTTGTGTACATGAGTACGGCTGGCCGCGGCATTGCAGCTCGCGTGCCGAGCGACTGGAACATGGGTTCCTCGAGTTCTGAAGGAAATACGAAGATTGCTCCGTCTGCTAAGGTGATTGCTTCGGCCTCGGTAACTTATGCAAACGGTAACCTAGAACTGCACTTGAATGCAACCGTTGCTCGCGTGAGCGTGTTCGACATGCGTGGCAAGAAGATTTCTAGCCGCTATTACAGCAGCTCTGCCTCGGTGCCGCTCAAGGAACTGGTGCGTGCCAAGGGCAGCTATTTTGTTCGAGTCGATAACGGCAAGAAGGTGCTGTTCGCAAACCGCGTGATTGTGACGCGATAG
- a CDS encoding SufD family Fe-S cluster assembly protein, whose protein sequence is MDAITRIKQLGMPRRNNELWTFFPVNKIPNILSADENCRIADVCSSNEDFTYEEDFAALLPIVCNARELVKTIDDGENEMAMLKCNNDFGRTVLNIGKNAKASIEILDNKVMHEICAERFDINVAEGAELEIFFANPANDLPLTFRHFDIKQAAHSTVHFANVLQDAGIGRISACVELNGEGANFDYRSLNILKGTASKHQRLTILHNAPETVSTQFVRNILDENAYASYDGHVVVGNSCSKVNSSQLVNTILLSDGPSVSVKPVLKIYHDDVECTHGNTVGELDKDQMFYLTSRGIPSDKARAMLTKAFAKELFLELPEGPAKKRLMQVI, encoded by the coding sequence ATGGACGCCATTACCCGCATTAAACAATTGGGAATGCCGCGTCGCAATAACGAATTGTGGACGTTTTTCCCGGTCAACAAGATTCCGAACATTCTGAGTGCGGACGAGAATTGCCGCATCGCAGACGTATGCTCCAGCAACGAAGACTTCACATACGAAGAAGACTTTGCCGCCCTTTTGCCGATTGTATGCAACGCCCGTGAGCTCGTGAAGACGATTGATGACGGCGAAAACGAAATGGCGATGCTCAAGTGCAACAACGACTTCGGCCGCACGGTCTTGAACATCGGCAAGAATGCGAAGGCAAGCATCGAAATCCTTGACAACAAGGTGATGCACGAAATTTGCGCCGAGCGCTTCGACATCAATGTTGCCGAAGGCGCCGAGCTCGAAATCTTTTTTGCAAACCCCGCAAACGACTTGCCGCTGACCTTTAGGCATTTCGACATCAAGCAGGCCGCGCATTCTACGGTGCATTTCGCGAACGTCTTGCAAGACGCAGGCATTGGCCGCATCAGTGCATGCGTCGAATTGAACGGCGAAGGCGCCAACTTCGATTACCGCAGCCTGAACATTCTGAAGGGTACGGCTTCAAAACACCAACGCCTGACGATTTTGCATAACGCCCCAGAAACGGTGAGCACGCAATTTGTTCGTAACATTCTTGACGAAAACGCTTACGCCAGTTACGACGGCCATGTGGTCGTGGGCAACAGTTGCAGCAAGGTGAATTCGAGCCAGCTGGTAAATACGATTCTTTTGAGCGACGGCCCGAGCGTTTCGGTGAAGCCGGTGCTCAAGATTTACCACGACGACGTGGAATGCACGCATGGCAATACCGTGGGCGAACTCGACAAGGATCAGATGTTCTACTTGACGAGCCGCGGAATTCCCTCCGACAAGGCCCGTGCCATGCTCACCAAGGCTTTTGCAAAGGAACTGTTCCTGGAATTGCCCGAAGGCCCCGCCAAAAAACGCCTGATGCAGGTAATTTAG
- a CDS encoding acyl-CoA dehydratase activase, with translation MSNLKNDLWVGVDVGSTTVKIAVVDPETNKLLHYTYQRHNAMQAQKVFEVLREAHGLFPDKNFRVAFCGSGGQPFAEATHAFFVQEVVANALAVRATYPESRVAIELGGQDAKVVFFEKDKTTGKLIASDMRMNGVCAGGTGAFIDQVAELLRIKTEAFEGFAKRGQKVYEISGRCGVFAKTDIQPMLNNGIAKEDIALSSFHAIAKQTIGGLAQGMEIKPPVIFEGGPLTFNPTLVRAFKERLGINDEQAIVPEHSEVLVAMGAALSLGSMFADQECFYRKEGSLDALIHFNETRQAENKAKAAADLFFKNEAEYKMFLEEHKMAGNHYPQPVSGSTLNVYLGIDAGSTTTKFVLMDEQENIVDGFYASNNGEPLQVLKNALNELSDRYEEYGCKLNILGVGTTGYGEQLFAKAVHADFHTVETVAHANAAQKICPDVSFILDIGGQDMKAISVQDGVVTGIILNEACSSGCGSFIETYARSLGIPMEKIAELAFNAKSPSQLGSRCTVFMNSSIITEQRDGKQPEDIIAGICRSIINNVFTKVIRIRNLNTLGKKVVVQGGTFKNNAVLRAFEQYTGLKPIRPERPGEMGAIGIALLTKKFMEEKRKTEPELKSRFIGLDAMKTFSWHNQPGQLCQYCTNHCSRTIVTFSDGQSFVTGNRCERGEVTADPNDPKTKALIAEINKKMQSVPDMIKRTNQLLVKDYAPAKLVENNGKTIGIPRVLEFWASLPFWKAFFTSLGYTVVVSRQSDYKMFEAGLHSVPSDTVCFPAKLVHGHVLSLIEKKVDRIFFPMMVAVPSDHTKFTATSVCPVVQAYPNVCKNTDEPEKNYGVPMDQPIFHWFNAKLRRSQTIDWFHENWKLDKKLLDKAVTEGEKALNNYRTTLLEEGQKILDDVRAKNSFAVVIAGRPYHADTLINHNIASHFTAMGISVLTTESLPGVFDQDVPSHTRIEIKNTFHLRMIGATMIAAKDPNIELAQIVSFGCGHDSILTDEMMRMLHLDSNKEMLMLKLDEGDARGPVGIRVKSFIETVKARRAANLPDKPESNEPLFHTPFLPEDKKRRRILTPNLSPAFSVLASEYMKREGFIAEYLPVADKKAIELGKKYVHNDICFPCQVNIGEALHWLVDHPEVPQNQVSMCLAKNCENCRAVQYAVLARKALDEAGFKDVTIITTGVDYKGMHPGFQLGLDFRLHMLWGLVTMDAIETMYRAVRPYEVNAGDTQKVYDEWMPKVIGVAGHLSTMQLVRPSKLIEVFEQCIEAFNGIEITEERKKGIRKPRVAVLGEILMNYHPSANGFVENYLMNNGMEVYLPGMTDFFRVDEVVREEKIKRGFSANPMMDRLEGGVTSKVYTHAVETARKSMHKFKLYEHHADCVELKDYVSDIIDPTYNTGEGWMIPGEILYNSKHGINSYIILQPFACLANHISGRGLTKAVKERCPHIQVLSLDYDPDTSFANIENRLQMLIINARELEKANQN, from the coding sequence ATGAGCAATTTGAAGAACGATTTATGGGTCGGCGTGGACGTTGGTTCCACCACCGTGAAGATTGCGGTCGTCGATCCAGAGACCAACAAGCTTTTGCATTATACCTACCAGCGCCACAACGCCATGCAGGCACAGAAGGTTTTCGAGGTGCTGCGTGAGGCCCACGGACTTTTCCCCGATAAAAATTTCAGGGTCGCCTTCTGCGGCAGTGGCGGTCAGCCCTTCGCCGAAGCCACCCACGCCTTCTTTGTACAAGAAGTCGTGGCAAACGCCCTTGCGGTGCGTGCGACTTATCCGGAATCCAGGGTCGCCATTGAACTCGGCGGACAAGATGCAAAGGTGGTGTTCTTCGAAAAAGACAAGACTACCGGCAAGCTGATTGCCTCCGACATGCGTATGAACGGCGTGTGCGCCGGCGGTACGGGTGCATTTATCGACCAGGTGGCCGAACTTTTGCGCATCAAGACCGAAGCCTTCGAAGGCTTTGCCAAGCGTGGCCAAAAGGTCTACGAAATTTCGGGCCGTTGCGGTGTATTCGCCAAGACCGACATCCAGCCGATGCTCAACAACGGCATCGCCAAGGAAGACATCGCCCTTTCCAGCTTCCATGCCATTGCCAAGCAGACCATCGGTGGCCTTGCCCAGGGTATGGAAATCAAGCCGCCCGTGATATTCGAAGGTGGCCCGCTCACCTTTAACCCGACGCTTGTCCGCGCCTTCAAGGAACGCCTGGGCATTAACGACGAACAGGCCATTGTGCCGGAACACTCCGAAGTGCTCGTAGCCATGGGTGCAGCCCTTTCCTTGGGTTCCATGTTTGCCGACCAGGAATGCTTCTACCGCAAGGAAGGCTCCCTGGACGCGCTCATCCACTTTAACGAAACCCGCCAGGCCGAAAACAAGGCCAAGGCCGCCGCCGACTTGTTCTTCAAGAACGAAGCCGAATACAAGATGTTCCTCGAAGAACACAAGATGGCCGGCAACCACTACCCGCAGCCCGTATCGGGCTCCACGCTCAACGTGTACCTGGGTATTGACGCGGGTTCTACCACCACGAAGTTTGTGCTCATGGACGAACAAGAAAACATCGTGGATGGTTTCTACGCGAGCAACAACGGCGAACCGCTGCAGGTGCTCAAGAACGCCCTCAACGAACTCAGCGACCGCTACGAAGAATACGGCTGCAAGCTCAACATCTTGGGTGTCGGAACCACCGGTTACGGCGAACAGCTCTTTGCGAAGGCCGTGCATGCCGACTTCCACACGGTGGAAACGGTCGCACACGCAAACGCCGCCCAGAAGATTTGCCCCGACGTAAGCTTTATCCTCGACATCGGTGGCCAGGACATGAAGGCCATCTCCGTGCAAGACGGCGTGGTCACGGGTATCATTCTGAACGAAGCATGCTCTTCCGGTTGCGGTTCGTTCATCGAAACGTATGCCCGCAGCCTCGGCATCCCCATGGAAAAGATTGCAGAACTCGCGTTCAACGCCAAGAGCCCCTCTCAGTTGGGTTCCCGCTGCACCGTGTTCATGAACAGCTCCATCATCACCGAGCAGCGCGACGGCAAGCAGCCCGAAGACATTATCGCAGGTATCTGCCGCTCCATCATCAACAACGTGTTTACGAAGGTGATTCGTATCCGTAACCTCAACACACTCGGCAAGAAGGTCGTGGTGCAGGGCGGTACGTTCAAGAACAACGCGGTGCTCCGCGCCTTCGAACAGTACACAGGCCTTAAGCCTATCCGTCCGGAACGCCCGGGTGAAATGGGTGCTATCGGTATCGCTCTCCTTACCAAGAAATTCATGGAAGAAAAGCGCAAGACCGAACCGGAACTCAAGAGCCGCTTTATCGGGCTTGACGCCATGAAGACCTTCAGCTGGCACAACCAGCCGGGTCAGCTCTGCCAGTACTGTACCAACCATTGCTCGCGCACCATCGTGACCTTCAGCGACGGCCAAAGCTTCGTGACGGGTAACCGCTGCGAACGCGGCGAAGTCACCGCCGACCCCAACGATCCGAAGACCAAGGCGCTCATCGCCGAAATCAACAAGAAGATGCAGTCCGTGCCCGACATGATTAAGCGCACGAACCAGCTGTTGGTCAAGGACTACGCTCCGGCAAAGCTCGTCGAAAACAACGGCAAGACCATCGGTATTCCCCGCGTGCTGGAATTCTGGGCTTCGCTCCCGTTCTGGAAGGCCTTCTTTACGAGCCTCGGCTACACCGTCGTGGTGAGCCGCCAGAGCGACTACAAGATGTTCGAAGCGGGCCTCCACAGCGTGCCCTCTGACACGGTTTGCTTCCCGGCAAAGCTTGTACATGGACACGTGCTCAGCCTCATTGAAAAGAAGGTGGACCGAATCTTCTTCCCCATGATGGTGGCGGTCCCCAGCGACCACACCAAGTTCACGGCAACGTCCGTCTGCCCCGTGGTGCAGGCCTACCCGAACGTGTGCAAGAACACCGACGAGCCCGAAAAGAACTACGGCGTTCCCATGGACCAGCCGATTTTCCACTGGTTCAACGCCAAGCTCCGTCGCAGCCAGACCATCGACTGGTTCCACGAAAACTGGAAGCTGGACAAGAAGCTTTTGGACAAGGCTGTTACCGAAGGCGAAAAGGCGCTCAACAACTACCGCACCACGCTTTTGGAAGAAGGCCAGAAGATCCTCGACGATGTACGCGCAAAGAACTCCTTTGCCGTGGTGATTGCAGGCCGCCCCTACCATGCGGACACGCTCATCAACCACAACATCGCAAGCCACTTTACCGCCATGGGCATTTCGGTGCTCACCACCGAATCGCTCCCCGGCGTTTTCGACCAAGATGTGCCGAGCCACACCCGTATCGAAATCAAGAACACCTTCCACCTGCGCATGATTGGTGCCACCATGATTGCCGCGAAGGATCCGAACATCGAACTTGCTCAGATCGTAAGTTTCGGTTGCGGACACGACTCGATTTTGACCGACGAAATGATGCGCATGCTGCACCTTGATTCCAACAAGGAAATGCTCATGCTCAAGCTCGACGAAGGCGATGCCCGCGGCCCCGTGGGAATCCGCGTCAAGAGCTTTATCGAAACGGTAAAGGCACGCCGTGCAGCGAACCTGCCCGACAAGCCCGAAAGCAACGAACCGCTGTTCCATACGCCGTTCTTGCCCGAAGACAAGAAGCGCCGTCGCATTCTGACGCCGAACCTCTCCCCCGCCTTCTCCGTGCTCGCGAGCGAATACATGAAGCGCGAAGGATTCATCGCCGAATACCTGCCCGTGGCAGACAAGAAGGCAATCGAACTCGGCAAGAAGTACGTGCATAACGACATCTGCTTCCCCTGCCAGGTGAACATCGGCGAAGCGCTCCACTGGCTCGTCGATCACCCCGAAGTTCCGCAGAACCAGGTTTCCATGTGCTTGGCGAAGAACTGCGAAAACTGCCGCGCCGTGCAGTACGCCGTGCTCGCCCGTAAGGCTTTGGACGAAGCGGGCTTCAAGGACGTGACCATCATTACGACCGGTGTGGACTACAAGGGCATGCATCCGGGCTTCCAGCTGGGTCTGGACTTTAGACTCCACATGCTGTGGGGCCTTGTGACCATGGACGCTATCGAAACCATGTACCGTGCCGTTCGCCCGTACGAAGTGAACGCCGGCGACACCCAGAAGGTTTACGACGAATGGATGCCGAAGGTGATTGGCGTTGCAGGCCACCTCTCCACCATGCAACTCGTGCGTCCCTCCAAGCTCATCGAAGTCTTTGAACAGTGCATCGAAGCATTCAACGGTATCGAAATCACCGAAGAACGCAAGAAGGGCATCCGCAAGCCGCGCGTTGCCGTGCTTGGCGAAATCTTGATGAACTACCACCCGAGTGCAAACGGCTTTGTGGAAAACTACCTGATGAACAACGGCATGGAAGTCTACCTGCCGGGTATGACAGACTTCTTCCGCGTCGACGAAGTGGTACGCGAAGAAAAGATCAAACGCGGATTCTCTGCAAACCCGATGATGGACCGTCTGGAAGGCGGCGTGACCTCCAAGGTCTATACGCACGCTGTAGAAACCGCCCGCAAGTCCATGCACAAGTTCAAGCTGTACGAACATCACGCAGACTGCGTGGAACTCAAGGACTACGTGTCCGACATCATCGACCCCACCTACAACACGGGTGAAGGTTGGATGATTCCGGGCGAAATCCTGTACAACTCGAAGCACGGAATCAACAGCTACATCATTCTGCAGCCGTTCGCATGCCTTGCCAACCATATCTCTGGTCGTGGCCTTACCAAGGCCGTGAAGGAACGTTGCCCGCACATCCAGGTTTTGAGCCTCGACTACGACCCGGATACGAGCTTCGCGAACATCGAAAACCGCCTGCAGATGCTCATCATCAACGCCCGCGAACTAGAAAAAGCAAATCAGAATTAA
- the sufC gene encoding Fe-S cluster assembly ATPase SufC, with product MLSIKNLKASIEDGTQILKGINLEVKPGEVHAIMGPNGSGKSTLSKVIAGHPAYTVNEGSVTLDGKDLLSMEICDRANSGLFISTQYPTEIPGVNNVEFLQMALNSKRAYQGLEPLADADFKKLCEEKMAMLEMDDRYRDRGVNDGFSGGEKKRNEILQMAILDPKVSFLDETDSGLDIDALRIVAHGINQIMSPEKAVILVTHYQRLLDYIKPTYVHVLRHGKIILSGGPELALKLEEQGYDWIEEN from the coding sequence ATGCTGTCCATCAAGAACCTGAAAGCAAGTATCGAAGACGGAACCCAAATTTTGAAGGGTATCAACCTGGAAGTCAAACCGGGTGAAGTTCACGCCATCATGGGCCCGAACGGGTCTGGCAAGAGTACGCTTTCAAAGGTAATCGCAGGCCACCCCGCCTATACCGTGAACGAAGGTTCCGTGACTCTCGACGGCAAGGACCTGCTCTCGATGGAAATCTGCGACCGCGCCAATTCGGGTCTCTTCATCAGCACGCAGTACCCCACCGAAATTCCGGGCGTGAACAACGTGGAATTCTTGCAGATGGCGCTCAACTCCAAGCGCGCTTACCAGGGGCTTGAACCGCTCGCCGACGCCGACTTCAAGAAGCTTTGCGAAGAAAAGATGGCCATGCTCGAAATGGACGACCGTTACCGCGACCGCGGCGTGAACGACGGCTTTAGCGGCGGCGAAAAGAAGCGCAACGAAATTTTGCAGATGGCGATTCTGGACCCGAAGGTATCGTTCCTCGACGAAACGGACTCGGGCCTCGACATTGACGCTCTCCGCATTGTGGCTCACGGTATCAACCAGATTATGTCGCCCGAAAAGGCGGTGATTCTGGTGACGCACTACCAGAGACTTCTGGACTACATCAAGCCGACTTACGTGCACGTGCTTCGCCACGGTAAAATCATCCTGAGTGGCGGCCCGGAACTCGCGCTTAAGCTCGAAGAACAAGGCTACGACTGGATCGAGGAAAACTAA
- a CDS encoding ABC-F family ATP-binding cassette domain-containing protein: MLNVSNVSLQYGSRVLFKEVNLSFKRGNCYGVIGANGAGKSTFLKILSGELEPNTGEVTKDPGERIAVLKQDHFAYEQNTVLETVMMGFPELYELGKKRDELYALPEMTEEQGMQAMEIETRFGEIGGYEADSNAAVLLKGLGIPEEFHYSLMADLDAGLKVRVLLAQALFGNPDILLLDEPTNHLDLETVGWLEDYLERFENIVIVVSHDRHFLNAVCTHTCDIDYGKINIYGGNYEFWYAASQLAQKQRKDQNRRAEEKIEELKAFIRRFASNAAKAKQATSRKKLLDKMTVEEMPASSRKFPWVNFKMDREPGKIVLEVKNATIDGGDGIICKNLDFSLNSGDKVALVGEYDTLKTAFFQLIAEETKAPDGVLKWGNTISYSYFPKNNDAYFGCDLSLVDWLRQYSKEQDETFIRGFLGRMLFTGEEALKSANVLSGGEKVRCMLSRMMLSNANCLLLDEPTAHLDLEAITALNNGLTAFQGPIIFCSQDHEFVQTIANRVLELTPNGVIDRSITFDEWLESKKKKK; the protein is encoded by the coding sequence ATGCTCAACGTTTCTAATGTCAGTCTTCAATACGGTAGCCGCGTCCTCTTCAAGGAAGTGAACCTCTCCTTCAAGCGCGGCAACTGCTACGGAGTCATCGGCGCGAACGGCGCCGGAAAGTCCACCTTCCTGAAAATCCTTTCGGGCGAACTCGAACCCAACACCGGTGAAGTCACCAAGGACCCGGGCGAACGCATCGCCGTCCTGAAGCAGGACCACTTCGCCTACGAACAGAATACCGTTCTCGAAACCGTCATGATGGGCTTCCCCGAACTCTACGAGCTGGGCAAGAAGCGCGACGAACTCTATGCACTCCCCGAAATGACGGAAGAACAGGGTATGCAGGCCATGGAAATCGAAACCCGCTTCGGTGAAATCGGTGGTTACGAAGCCGACTCCAACGCAGCTGTGCTCCTCAAGGGCCTCGGCATTCCCGAAGAATTCCACTACAGCCTCATGGCCGACTTGGACGCAGGCCTCAAGGTGCGCGTGCTCCTCGCCCAGGCGCTGTTCGGCAACCCGGATATTCTGTTGCTTGACGAACCGACGAACCACTTGGATTTGGAAACCGTCGGCTGGCTCGAAGACTACCTCGAACGCTTCGAAAACATCGTCATCGTGGTGAGCCACGACCGTCACTTCCTCAATGCGGTCTGCACTCACACCTGCGATATCGACTACGGCAAGATCAACATTTACGGCGGTAACTACGAATTCTGGTATGCAGCAAGCCAGCTCGCCCAGAAGCAGCGCAAGGACCAGAACCGCCGCGCCGAAGAAAAGATCGAAGAACTCAAGGCGTTCATCCGCCGATTCGCCTCTAACGCCGCCAAGGCCAAGCAGGCAACCAGCCGTAAGAAACTCCTCGACAAGATGACCGTCGAAGAAATGCCGGCATCCAGCCGTAAGTTCCCGTGGGTCAACTTTAAGATGGACCGCGAACCGGGCAAGATCGTGCTCGAAGTCAAAAACGCCACCATCGATGGCGGCGACGGCATCATCTGCAAGAACTTAGACTTCAGCCTGAACAGCGGCGACAAGGTCGCACTCGTCGGTGAATACGACACGCTCAAGACCGCCTTCTTCCAGCTCATCGCCGAAGAAACAAAGGCACCCGATGGAGTGCTCAAGTGGGGCAACACCATCAGCTACAGCTACTTCCCCAAAAACAACGACGCCTACTTCGGCTGCGACCTCTCCCTCGTAGATTGGCTGCGCCAGTACAGCAAGGAACAGGACGAAACCTTCATCCGCGGGTTCCTCGGCCGCATGCTCTTTACCGGCGAAGAAGCCCTCAAGAGCGCGAACGTGCTTAGCGGTGGCGAAAAGGTGCGCTGCATGCTCAGCCGCATGATGCTCAGCAACGCGAACTGCCTCTTGCTCGACGAACCGACAGCACACCTGGACTTGGAAGCCATCACCGCCCTCAACAACGGCCTCACCGCCTTCCAGGGCCCGATTATCTTCTGTTCCCAGGACCACGAATTCGTGCAGACGATCGCGAACCGCGTGCTCGAACTGACCCCGAACGGCGTCATCGACCGCAGCATCACCTTCGACGAATGGCTCGAAAGCAAGAAGAAGAAGAAATAG